One Helicobacter sp. MIT 21-1697 genomic window carries:
- a CDS encoding PDZ domain-containing protein: MAKNFSLKLTLGFIFCFFSPLLWGYDYSHCIKYFKAASTPVGSSNAISLKNGSKQVHILYSPIPPKNVKILKADPFIGLYLLNVPRTKQSYALLTLDKRTLNDKRLAFISSSPQVQIGHITKRQSGFLNYARFSTATSANGVLGNICYQIYGLGVGNGSFIEKKYIDRFLAQKSPYYGDLGIRFEHNEAIVRSIDPFMSQNPFKPQDKILSINGTKVQSSDEAEWVMSNLKKDSLAQVALLRNGKTLKVKVKVNQRYGGFLLKDTFLERFGIDIDNQMIIQSINLDKAGRFNELRAGDRILWINKEPIITQSTDTASKRFEHLRFLLSQTHFDDRFEGKIQLLIVRDNLEIFVKV, encoded by the coding sequence ATGGCTAAAAACTTCTCCTTAAAGCTCACTCTTGGCTTTATATTTTGTTTTTTTTCTCCCTTACTTTGGGGATATGATTATTCCCATTGTATCAAATATTTTAAAGCAGCGAGCACACCTGTGGGTTCAAGTAATGCTATTAGTCTTAAAAATGGTTCAAAACAAGTGCATATTCTCTATTCTCCTATACCGCCAAAAAATGTAAAGATTCTCAAAGCTGACCCATTTATCGGGCTTTATCTGCTTAATGTGCCGCGCACGAAGCAAAGTTATGCTCTCCTCACACTTGATAAACGCACACTTAATGACAAAAGGCTTGCTTTTATCTCTTCATCTCCTCAAGTGCAAATAGGGCATATTACCAAGCGTCAAAGTGGATTCTTAAATTATGCGCGATTTTCTACTGCCACATCAGCCAATGGCGTTTTGGGTAACATTTGTTATCAAATCTATGGTTTGGGCGTGGGCAATGGCAGTTTTATTGAAAAAAAATATATTGATAGGTTTCTCGCACAAAAATCTCCTTATTATGGCGATTTAGGCATTCGCTTTGAGCATAATGAAGCCATTGTGCGAAGCATTGACCCTTTTATGTCTCAAAATCCTTTCAAACCCCAAGATAAGATTCTCTCTATTAATGGCACTAAAGTGCAAAGCAGCGATGAAGCAGAATGGGTAATGAGCAATCTCAAAAAAGATTCCCTTGCTCAAGTTGCTCTTTTGCGCAATGGTAAAACTCTCAAAGTCAAAGTCAAAGTCAATCAACGCTATGGCGGCTTTTTGCTTAAAGATACCTTTCTTGAGCGCTTTGGCATTGATATAGACAATCAAATGATTATTCAATCTATCAATCTTGACAAAGCAGGGAGATTCAATGAATTGCGCGCAGGAGATAGAATCTTGTGGATTAATAAAGAACCTATCATTACACAATCCACCGATACAGCAAGCAAACGCTTTGAACACTTGAGGTTTCTCCTCTCTCAAACACATTTTGATGACAGATTTGAGGGCAAAATACAGCTACTTATCGTGCGCGATAATCTTGAGATATTCGTTAAAGTCTAG
- a CDS encoding YbaB/EbfC family nucleoid-associated protein, which yields MFDAKQLGAMLGSMQDTIKDLQARNEQTILSAKSGGGLVSVSCNGNGEVIDISIDDSLLEDKESLQILLMSALNDVHKSVENNRQSSAMDMFNGLGGDLNIFGGKPNG from the coding sequence ATGTTTGATGCAAAACAACTTGGAGCAATGCTTGGCTCTATGCAAGATACTATCAAAGATTTACAAGCACGCAATGAGCAGACGATTCTTAGTGCCAAAAGTGGTGGTGGGCTTGTAAGCGTAAGCTGCAATGGCAATGGTGAAGTCATTGACATTAGTATTGATGATAGTTTGCTTGAAGATAAAGAATCTTTGCAGATTCTCTTAATGAGCGCACTCAATGATGTCCATAAAAGTGTAGAAAATAATCGCCAATCAAGTGCTATGGATATGTTTAATGGATTAGGCGGGGACTTAAATATCTTTGGTGGGAAACCAAATGGCTAA
- the panD gene encoding aspartate 1-decarboxylase, translated as MQFEMLYSKIHRAKVSDANLNYVGSITIDKTLAQSAHLLAGMKVEIVNINNGERFNTYVIYGDKKGEICLNGAAARKVQIGDIIIIIAYATYTQSELEHYKPTIVQVNEHNQILSITNEV; from the coding sequence ATGCAGTTTGAAATGCTTTACTCAAAGATTCATCGCGCTAAAGTCAGTGATGCGAATCTTAACTATGTCGGTTCAATCACAATTGATAAAACGCTCGCTCAAAGTGCTCATCTTCTAGCGGGTATGAAAGTAGAGATTGTAAATATTAATAATGGCGAACGTTTTAATACTTATGTCATTTATGGCGATAAAAAGGGTGAAATTTGCCTCAATGGTGCTGCTGCACGCAAAGTTCAAATAGGCGATATTATCATTATCATTGCTTATGCTACATACACTCAAAGTGAGCTTGAACACTATAAGCCTACTATCGTACAAGTCAATGAACACAATCAGATTCTATCTATTACAAATGAGGTGTAA
- a CDS encoding putative sugar O-methyltransferase, whose product MRTSKGMIYTGGGAIYNYNPIGKITPSTLRYVKVLSDLMLHFGALDNLRICEVGVGYGGQARVIHSLFTPKSYDFVDLNAALKLTQKYLSHYDDIHSTLNFLTLEDITLKEKEYDVFISNYAFSELHRDIQDVYTKYLITNAHNGYITYNNISPKELKSYALEEYQLQFHKDIHILEEIPNTHIDNRILIWKNQ is encoded by the coding sequence TTGAGAACTTCAAAAGGAATGATTTATACGGGGGGGGGGGCAATATATAATTATAACCCCATTGGCAAGATAACTCCAAGCACATTACGATATGTCAAGGTGTTATCAGATTTAATGCTTCATTTTGGTGCTTTGGACAATCTAAGAATCTGTGAAGTAGGTGTAGGGTATGGCGGACAAGCAAGGGTTATTCATAGCTTATTCACGCCAAAATCTTATGATTTTGTAGATTTAAATGCTGCACTCAAACTCACGCAAAAATATTTAAGCCATTATGATGATATACATTCAACACTCAATTTCCTTACACTTGAAGATATAACTTTGAAAGAAAAAGAATATGATGTATTCATAAGCAACTATGCCTTTAGCGAATTGCACAGAGACATACAAGATGTATATACAAAATATCTTATTACCAATGCACACAATGGCTACATCACCTATAATAATATATCGCCAAAAGAACTTAAAAGCTATGCGCTTGAAGAGTATCAGTTACAATTTCATAAAGATATACATATTTTAGAAGAAATCCCAAATACACATATTGATAATAGGATTCTTATATGGAAAAATCAATAA